A DNA window from Carassius auratus strain Wakin unplaced genomic scaffold, ASM336829v1 scaf_tig00215316, whole genome shotgun sequence contains the following coding sequences:
- the her7 gene encoding hairy and enhancer of split related-7, with protein sequence MKILRDTQTIKMDRKLLKPQVERQRRERMNRSLESLRTLLLQGPEHNSPTQRRIEKAEILEYTVLFLQNSVAQAKKAIDVKGGEKCQFMDGFSSCLQNAARFLSDEGKARGQGGSVTAILCQRLSQPCVSSTIRVPVRIQNSSRKQVPDSNAQHHLQQNSVCKQGLPTACRNVLPHLNRIPFRSTDSNTLHTAPPSSQHQTPVSQAVWRPWP encoded by the exons ATGAAAATCCTCAGAGATACTCAGACCATTAAAATGGACAGAAAg CTGTTAAAACCTCAGGtagaaagacaaagaagagaaagGATGAATCGGAGTCTGGAGAGCCTGAGAACACTGCTTCTGCAAGGCCCTGAGcataat AGTCCCACTCAAAGGAGAATAGAGAAAGCAGAGATCCTGGAATACACCGTCCTGTTTTTGCAAAACTCTGTCGCTCAGGCCAAGAAAGCAATAGATGTAAAAGGAGGAGAAAAGTGTCAGTTTATGGACGGCTTTTCATCGTGTCTTCAGAACGCGGCCCGCTTCCTGTCAGATGAAGGTAAGGCCCGTGGACAGGGTGGTTCAGTAACTGCTATACTGTGTCAGCGTCTGAGCCAGCCATGTGTGTCATCCACCATCCGAGTGCCTGTCAGAATCCAGAACTCATCCAGAAAGCAGGTTCCAGATTCAAATGCACAGCATCATCTGCAGCAGAACTCTGTCTGCAAACAAGGACTTCCAACAGCTTGCAgaaatgttttgccacatctgAACAGGATTCCATTCAGAAGCACAGACTCCAACACACTGCACACAGCTCCACCATCCTCTCAACACCAGACACCAGTCAGCCAGGCAGTCTGGAGGCCTTGGCCTTGA